From the genome of Phreatobacter cathodiphilus, one region includes:
- a CDS encoding universal stress protein — protein sequence MTRKREAYHSGHTPKFMVVVDDSPECDRAIVFAARRASRTGHRLQMLAVVEPKIGDGQALFGVADVMRAEAHADARAKLDAAADRAMKLVGVEPELVVREGTLAEAIIAQIEDDPDVSILILAAGAGKDGPGPLVSGLARTAGSYPIPVAIVPGQLSDEEIEALA from the coding sequence ATGACCCGCAAGCGCGAAGCCTATCATTCCGGCCACACGCCCAAGTTCATGGTGGTGGTGGACGACAGCCCCGAATGCGACCGCGCCATCGTCTTCGCCGCCCGCCGGGCCTCGCGCACCGGGCACCGGCTGCAGATGCTGGCGGTGGTGGAACCGAAGATCGGAGACGGCCAGGCGCTGTTCGGCGTCGCCGACGTCATGCGCGCGGAAGCCCATGCCGATGCGCGCGCCAAGCTCGACGCGGCGGCGGACCGCGCCATGAAGCTCGTCGGCGTCGAGCCGGAACTGGTGGTGCGCGAGGGCACGCTCGCAGAGGCGATCATCGCCCAGATCGAGGACGATCCCGACGTCTCCATCCTCATCCTCGCCGCCGGCGCGGGCAAGGACGGGCCGGGCCCGCTCGTCTCCGGCCTGGCGCGGACCGCCGGCTCCTATCCCATTCCCGTCGCCATCGTGCCCGGCCAGCTCTCCGACGAGGAGATCGAGGCCCTGGCCTGA
- the mutS gene encoding DNA mismatch repair protein MutS: MSDAPDHPPAPTPPAEAEGRVTPLMEQYIEIKAANPDSLLFYRMGDFYELFFDDAVAASRALGIALTKRGKHLGEDIPMAGVPIHAADDYLQRLIQLGFKVAVCEQVEDPAEAKKRGSKSVVKRDVVRLVTPGTLTEDSLLEPRRSNFLLAVARARTASVGPGDGYGLAWVDISTGEFRVAETDGARLSADIARIDPREIVVSDVLYSDPALAEFWRGFKAVSPTPRDLFDGASAERRLAAYFGVGTLDGFGAFTRLELSAAAAVATYVERTQIATRAPLSPPVREPAGAAMLIDAATRANLELVRTLGGERHGSLLAAVDRTVTAAGARLLAARIASPLTDPAAIAARLDAVEALVEAPALRAEIRARLQNAPDMARALTRIAMDRGGPRDLAAIGQGLVAAASLADLVAGTAAGELAAAAEGLALPDAALAAHLAAALAEDLPLLKRDGGFVRPGYRDGLDETRALRDESRRVIASLQTRYAEETGIRTLKVKHNNVLGYFVEVAQQHGETFLKAPLNETFIHRQTMAGAMRFSTTELGQLEAKIAGAADRALGIELDIFAELERAVLDRSDAIRAAAGAVAVLDVAASNATLAAEETWCRPLVDNSLAFAVKQARHPVVEQAIRGRAPFVANDCDLSGSDGKSHEPRGRIWLITGPNMAGKSTFLRQNALVAVLAQAGAYVPAASAHIGIVDRLFSRVGAADDLARGRSTFMVEMVETAAILNQSGPRALVILDEIGRGTATFDGLSIAWAAVEHLHETNRCRALFATHFHELTVLSRRLDRLSNATMRVKEWRGDVIFLHEVTEGAADRSYGIQVAKLAGLPSSVVERARQVLAELEATDRSAPTRRMVDDLPLFAVAPRPVAAPAPDPVLDLLDGMDPDDMTPREAHEALYALKARRVRTP; this comes from the coding sequence ATGTCTGACGCTCCCGACCACCCGCCGGCCCCGACCCCGCCCGCCGAAGCGGAAGGCCGTGTCACGCCGCTGATGGAGCAGTACATCGAGATCAAGGCCGCGAACCCCGATTCGCTGCTGTTCTACCGGATGGGCGATTTCTACGAGCTGTTCTTCGACGACGCGGTGGCCGCCTCGCGCGCCCTCGGCATCGCGCTGACCAAGCGCGGCAAGCATCTCGGCGAGGACATCCCCATGGCCGGGGTGCCGATCCACGCCGCCGACGACTATCTCCAGCGCCTCATCCAGCTCGGCTTCAAGGTGGCCGTCTGCGAGCAGGTCGAGGACCCGGCGGAAGCCAAGAAGCGCGGCTCCAAATCGGTGGTGAAGCGCGACGTCGTCCGCCTGGTCACCCCCGGCACGCTCACCGAGGACTCGCTGCTCGAGCCCCGCCGCAGCAACTTCCTCCTCGCCGTCGCCCGCGCCCGCACCGCCTCGGTCGGACCCGGCGACGGCTACGGCCTCGCCTGGGTCGACATCTCCACCGGCGAGTTCCGCGTCGCCGAGACCGACGGCGCCCGCCTCTCCGCCGACATCGCCCGCATCGACCCGCGCGAGATCGTCGTCTCCGACGTGCTCTATTCCGATCCCGCCCTCGCCGAGTTCTGGCGCGGCTTCAAGGCGGTCTCTCCCACCCCGCGCGACCTCTTCGACGGCGCCAGCGCCGAACGCCGGCTCGCCGCCTATTTCGGTGTCGGCACGCTCGACGGATTCGGCGCCTTCACCCGGCTCGAACTCTCGGCGGCCGCCGCCGTCGCCACCTATGTCGAGCGCACCCAGATCGCCACGCGGGCGCCGCTCTCCCCGCCGGTGCGCGAGCCGGCCGGCGCCGCCATGCTCATCGACGCGGCGACCCGCGCCAATCTCGAACTCGTGCGCACCCTCGGCGGCGAGCGGCATGGCTCGCTCCTCGCCGCCGTCGACCGCACGGTGACCGCGGCGGGCGCCCGCCTCCTCGCCGCCCGCATCGCCAGCCCCCTCACCGATCCCGCCGCCATCGCCGCCCGGCTCGATGCGGTGGAGGCCCTCGTCGAGGCGCCCGCCCTGCGCGCCGAGATCCGCGCCCGCCTGCAGAACGCGCCGGACATGGCCCGCGCCCTGACCCGCATCGCCATGGACCGCGGCGGCCCGCGCGACCTCGCCGCCATCGGCCAGGGCCTCGTCGCCGCCGCGAGCCTCGCCGACCTCGTCGCCGGCACGGCGGCGGGCGAACTCGCCGCCGCGGCCGAGGGCCTCGCTCTCCCCGATGCGGCGCTCGCCGCCCACCTGGCGGCGGCGCTCGCCGAGGACCTGCCGCTGCTCAAGCGCGACGGCGGCTTCGTGCGCCCCGGCTACCGCGACGGCCTCGACGAGACGCGGGCGCTGCGCGACGAGAGCCGCCGCGTCATCGCCTCGCTGCAGACCCGCTACGCCGAGGAGACCGGCATCCGAACCCTCAAGGTCAAGCACAACAACGTGCTCGGCTATTTCGTCGAGGTCGCCCAGCAGCACGGCGAGACCTTCCTGAAGGCGCCGCTGAACGAGACCTTCATCCACCGCCAGACCATGGCGGGGGCGATGCGCTTCTCCACCACCGAGCTCGGCCAGCTCGAGGCGAAGATCGCCGGTGCCGCCGACCGGGCGCTCGGCATCGAGCTCGACATCTTCGCCGAGCTGGAGCGCGCCGTTCTCGACCGCTCGGACGCCATCCGCGCCGCCGCCGGCGCCGTCGCCGTGCTCGACGTCGCCGCCTCCAACGCGACCCTCGCCGCCGAGGAGACCTGGTGCCGGCCGCTGGTCGACAATTCGCTCGCCTTCGCGGTGAAACAGGCGCGCCATCCTGTGGTGGAACAGGCGATCCGCGGCCGCGCCCCCTTCGTCGCCAACGACTGCGACCTCTCGGGCAGCGACGGCAAGAGCCACGAGCCGCGCGGCCGCATCTGGCTGATCACCGGCCCCAACATGGCGGGCAAATCGACCTTCCTGCGTCAGAACGCCCTCGTCGCCGTGCTCGCCCAGGCCGGCGCCTACGTGCCGGCGGCCTCGGCCCATATCGGCATCGTCGACCGGCTGTTCTCGCGCGTCGGCGCCGCCGACGACCTCGCCCGCGGCCGCTCCACCTTCATGGTCGAGATGGTCGAGACGGCGGCGATCCTCAACCAGTCGGGCCCGCGCGCCCTGGTCATCCTCGACGAGATCGGGCGCGGCACCGCCACCTTCGACGGCCTCTCCATCGCCTGGGCGGCGGTGGAGCACCTGCACGAGACCAACCGCTGCCGGGCGCTCTTCGCCACCCATTTCCACGAACTGACCGTGCTCTCGCGCCGCCTCGACCGGCTCTCCAACGCCACCATGCGGGTGAAGGAATGGCGCGGCGACGTGATCTTCCTGCACGAGGTGACGGAAGGGGCCGCCGACCGCTCCTACGGCATCCAGGTGGCGAAGCTCGCCGGCCTGCCGTCCTCGGTCGTCGAGCGGGCGCGGCAGGTGCTGGCCGAACTCGAGGCGACCGACAGGTCGGCACCGACGCGGCGCATGGTCGACGACCTGCCCCTCTTCGCCGTGGCGCCCCGGCCCGTCGCCGCGCCCGCACCCGACCCGGTCCTCGACCTCCTCGACGGCATGGACCCCGACGACATGACGCCCCGCGAGGCCCACGAGGCGCTCTATGCGCTGAAGGCGCGGCGCGTCAGGACGCCCTGA
- a CDS encoding type 1 glutamine amidotransferase, with product MTLRLLVVEGNTAADRARHAAHRGATPSEAYAEVLRALAPDAVIDLAFPADPGANLPDSGGLEGYDGVALTGSSLNLYDMTPAIRSQIDLARAVFASGTPVFGSCWGLQVLTTAAGGVVRRNPKGREMGFARKITPTEAGRAHPLLAGRPAAFDAPAVHQDEVETMAPGTVLLASNGMSEVQAVEIRVGPATAWAVQYHPEFSLGEVAAIGRAIAPRLVEEGFFEDGEAAARWSTDLDALEADPANRTIAWRHGFDRDVLDPAVRRTELVNWLAAQVRPAKSRRGRG from the coding sequence ATGACCCTCCGCCTCCTCGTCGTCGAAGGCAATACGGCCGCCGACCGCGCCCGCCATGCCGCCCATCGCGGCGCCACGCCGTCCGAGGCCTATGCCGAGGTGCTGCGCGCGCTCGCGCCGGACGCCGTGATCGACCTCGCCTTCCCCGCCGATCCCGGCGCCAACCTGCCGGATTCCGGCGGCCTCGAGGGCTATGACGGGGTGGCGCTCACCGGCTCCTCGCTGAACCTCTACGACATGACCCCGGCCATCCGGTCGCAGATCGATCTCGCCCGCGCCGTCTTCGCCTCAGGGACGCCGGTCTTCGGCTCGTGCTGGGGCCTGCAGGTCCTGACCACCGCGGCGGGCGGCGTCGTCCGACGCAACCCCAAGGGCCGCGAGATGGGCTTCGCCCGCAAGATCACGCCGACCGAGGCGGGGCGCGCCCATCCGCTGCTGGCCGGACGGCCCGCCGCTTTCGACGCGCCGGCGGTGCATCAGGACGAGGTGGAGACCATGGCGCCGGGCACGGTGCTGCTCGCCTCCAACGGCATGAGCGAGGTGCAGGCGGTGGAGATCCGCGTCGGGCCGGCCACCGCCTGGGCGGTGCAGTACCACCCGGAATTCTCGCTCGGCGAGGTCGCCGCCATCGGCCGGGCCATCGCGCCGCGGCTGGTGGAGGAGGGCTTCTTCGAGGACGGCGAGGCGGCGGCGCGGTGGAGCACCGATCTCGACGCCCTGGAGGCCGATCCGGCGAACCGCACCATCGCCTGGCGCCACGGCTTCGACCGCGACGTGCTCGACCCCGCCGTGCGGCGCACCGAACTCGTCAACTGGCTCGCCGCGCAGGTGCGGCCGGCCAAGAGTCGGCGCGGCCGGGGCTGA
- a CDS encoding tetratricopeptide repeat protein encodes MSERIAFDDCLQLVLKLDAMKPAESQPKRLDALFRDLARFKPHQPAYELQDLIWAIWTNHEDDYADEAMEQAINAIALKDYDVAQLVLDALVDARPEWSEAWNKRATLNFIRGDDAYAVRDVMEALKREPRHFGALSGFAQICLRHGREMEALIAFEAALAVNPHLEGVAALVAEMHANGGRVLH; translated from the coding sequence GTGTCCGAGCGGATCGCCTTCGACGATTGTCTGCAACTCGTGCTGAAGCTCGACGCCATGAAGCCGGCGGAGAGCCAGCCGAAGCGGCTCGACGCGCTGTTCCGCGACCTCGCGCGGTTCAAGCCGCACCAGCCCGCCTATGAGCTGCAGGACCTGATCTGGGCGATCTGGACCAATCACGAGGACGACTATGCCGACGAGGCGATGGAACAGGCGATCAACGCCATCGCCCTGAAGGACTACGACGTCGCCCAGCTCGTGCTCGACGCGCTGGTGGACGCCCGTCCGGAATGGTCGGAGGCCTGGAACAAGCGCGCCACCCTCAACTTCATCCGCGGCGACGACGCCTATGCGGTGCGCGACGTGATGGAGGCGCTGAAGCGCGAGCCGCGCCATTTCGGCGCGCTGTCCGGCTTCGCCCAGATCTGCCTGCGCCACGGCCGCGAGATGGAGGCGCTGATCGCCTTCGAGGCGGCGCTGGCGGTGAACCCGCACCTGGAGGGGGTCGCCGCCCTCGTCGCCGAGATGCACGCCAACGGCGGGCGCGTCCTGCACTGA
- a CDS encoding ABC transporter substrate-binding protein has translation MRGLVLSACLMAAGLGLAEAAPRRIVSLNLCADQLVLALADRSQIAALSSLARDPGVSAAAEAARDLPQTGGTAEEALALRPDLVLLGPLDRLGTGRVLAARGLKVERLPLPRSLDEAAALVRHTAALLGHPERGEALAQALDLPVARDGRTVTALPYERRGYAAGPHSILGELAARAGFAHAAPTTGLGGFVSLETVVARRPDVLILGEGAPGAADQGAALLAHPALARLYPPQKRVVVPDALTLCPGPGFVAAFRLMEEARAGLAR, from the coding sequence GTGAGAGGCCTCGTCCTCTCCGCCTGCCTGATGGCGGCGGGGCTCGGCCTCGCCGAGGCGGCCCCGCGACGCATCGTCTCCCTCAACCTCTGCGCCGACCAGCTCGTGCTGGCGCTCGCCGACCGAAGCCAGATCGCCGCCCTCTCCTCGCTCGCCCGCGACCCCGGCGTCTCGGCGGCGGCCGAGGCCGCGCGCGACCTGCCGCAGACCGGAGGGACGGCCGAGGAAGCCCTGGCGCTGCGGCCGGACCTCGTCCTCCTCGGTCCGCTCGACAGGCTGGGAACGGGGCGCGTCCTCGCAGCGCGTGGCCTCAAGGTGGAACGCCTCCCGCTGCCCCGCTCGCTCGACGAGGCGGCGGCCCTGGTGCGGCACACGGCCGCGCTGCTCGGCCATCCCGAGCGCGGCGAGGCCCTGGCGCAAGCGCTCGACCTGCCGGTGGCTCGCGACGGCAGGACCGTCACGGCGCTGCCCTACGAGCGGCGGGGCTATGCGGCGGGGCCGCACTCGATCCTCGGTGAACTCGCGGCGCGGGCAGGCTTCGCCCACGCCGCTCCCACGACCGGCCTCGGCGGCTTCGTCAGCCTGGAAACGGTGGTGGCGCGGCGTCCCGACGTGCTGATCCTCGGCGAGGGCGCCCCCGGCGCCGCCGACCAGGGCGCCGCACTTCTCGCCCATCCCGCGCTCGCGCGGCTCTACCCGCCGCAGAAGCGGGTGGTGGTGCCGGACGCGCTGACCCTCTGCCCGGGCCCGGGATTCGTCGCGGCCTTTCGCCTCATGGAAGAGGCCCGCGCCGGCCTCGCCCGGTGA
- a CDS encoding hydrolase, translating into MPTRRQILATGSTLAIAAVLPARAQPAAPVPVLLVHGNGDHAALWMTTLWRFETNGWPRERLHAFNFTDPLSRNDDAVPQAGRSGTADQLRELAAEVEALIARTGAARIALVASSRGGNAVRNYVVEAGGAAKVSHAVLCGTPNRGVFNWEASPGSEFNGRGPFLTKLNRRDTDVVDGTAFLTLRSDGNDKFAQADGAFVGRPGVATRITAEGPTLRGATNIALGQLDHREVAFHPRAFREIHRFIAGREPAALAVAPEAEVRLSGLVTGNPGGVPTNRPVEGAKLSLFRVDAATGERRGEPLLDVGTAADGRWGPVTVRPTDALEFVLAVPGHPVTHIYRSPFPRSSAVVHLRPARPLSEADRAAGAVVQMTRPRGYFGIPRDVVLLDGREPADVKRGVATDAATTLRLPASEIGRAVVGLFNEERIVARAWSAAENRVAVAELTW; encoded by the coding sequence ATGCCGACACGCCGCCAGATCCTCGCGACGGGCTCGACCCTCGCCATCGCCGCCGTCCTGCCCGCCCGCGCCCAGCCCGCCGCCCCCGTTCCCGTCCTTTTGGTCCACGGCAACGGCGACCATGCCGCCCTCTGGATGACGACGCTCTGGCGCTTCGAGACGAACGGCTGGCCGCGGGAGCGGCTGCACGCCTTCAACTTCACCGATCCGCTCTCCCGCAACGACGACGCCGTGCCCCAGGCCGGCCGCTCCGGCACCGCCGACCAGCTTCGCGAGCTCGCCGCCGAGGTGGAGGCGCTGATCGCCCGCACCGGCGCGGCCCGCATCGCCCTCGTCGCCAGCTCCCGCGGCGGCAATGCGGTGCGCAACTACGTCGTCGAGGCCGGCGGCGCCGCGAAGGTCAGCCACGCGGTGCTCTGCGGCACGCCGAACCGCGGCGTCTTCAACTGGGAGGCGAGCCCGGGCAGCGAGTTCAACGGCCGCGGCCCCTTCCTCACCAAGCTCAACCGCCGCGACACCGACGTGGTCGACGGCACCGCCTTCCTGACCCTGCGCAGCGACGGCAACGACAAGTTCGCGCAGGCCGACGGCGCCTTCGTCGGCCGGCCGGGCGTCGCCACCCGCATCACGGCGGAGGGTCCGACGCTGCGCGGGGCCACCAACATCGCTCTCGGCCAGCTCGACCACCGCGAGGTCGCCTTCCACCCCCGCGCCTTCCGCGAGATCCACCGCTTCATCGCCGGCCGCGAGCCCGCCGCCCTCGCCGTCGCGCCGGAAGCCGAGGTGCGGCTCTCCGGCCTCGTCACCGGCAATCCCGGCGGCGTGCCCACCAACCGCCCGGTGGAAGGCGCGAAGCTGAGCCTGTTCCGCGTCGATGCCGCCACCGGCGAGCGCCGCGGCGAGCCCCTGCTCGACGTCGGCACGGCGGCCGACGGCCGCTGGGGCCCGGTCACCGTCCGCCCCACCGACGCGCTGGAATTCGTCCTCGCCGTGCCCGGCCATCCGGTGACGCACATCTACCGCTCGCCCTTCCCGCGCTCTTCCGCCGTGGTGCATCTGCGCCCGGCGCGGCCGCTCTCCGAGGCGGACCGCGCCGCGGGAGCCGTGGTGCAGATGACCCGCCCGCGCGGTTACTTCGGCATTCCCCGCGACGTCGTGCTGCTCGACGGCCGCGAGCCGGCCGACGTGAAGCGCGGCGTGGCGACGGACGCGGCGACGACGCTGCGCCTGCCGGCCTCCGAGATCGGGCGCGCCGTGGTCGGGCTCTTCAACGAGGAGCGCATCGTGGCGCGCGCCTGGAGCGCCGCCGAGAACCGTGTGGCCGTGGCCGAACTGACCTGGTGA
- the lepA gene encoding translation elongation factor 4 encodes MTDTPLDLIRNFSIVAHIDHGKSTLADRLIQVTGGLTAREMTEQVLDNMDIEKERGITIKAQTVRLDYPAKDGKTYVLNLMDTPGHVDFAYEVSRSLAACEGSILVVDASQGVEAQTLANVYQALDAGHEIVPVLNKIDLPAAEPDRVKQQIEDVIGLDASDAIEVSAKTGINIEGVLEAIVTRLPAPKGDRAAPLKAMLVDSWYDPYLGVVVLVRIIDGVMKKNQRIKMMGTDAVYDIDKIGVFTPKMKDVADLGPGEVGFITASIKEVADTRVGDTITDEKKPTAQALPGFKPAQPVVFCGLFPQDAADFEDLRAAMGRLRLNDASFSFEMESSAALGFGFRCGFLGLLHLEIIQERLEREFNLDLIATAPSVVYQILQRDGSLIELHNPADMPDPMKIEIISEPWIRAKIMTPDDYLGSVLKLCQDRRGVQIDLTYVGSRAMVTYDLPLNEVVFDFYDRLKSISKGYASFDYQITDYREGDLVKMSILVNGEPVDALSMLVHRNRAESRGRAMCEKLKDLIPQHLFKIPIQASIGAKVIARETISALRKDVTAKCYGGDISRKRKLLDKQKEGKKKMRQFGKVDIPQEAFIAALKMDA; translated from the coding sequence ATGACCGACACGCCGCTCGACCTCATCCGCAACTTCTCGATCGTGGCCCATATCGACCACGGCAAATCGACGCTCGCCGACCGCCTCATCCAGGTGACGGGCGGCCTCACCGCGCGCGAGATGACCGAGCAGGTTCTCGACAACATGGACATCGAGAAGGAGCGCGGCATCACCATCAAGGCGCAGACCGTGCGCCTCGACTATCCGGCCAAGGACGGCAAGACCTATGTCCTGAACCTGATGGACACGCCCGGCCACGTCGACTTCGCCTACGAGGTGTCGCGCTCGCTCGCCGCCTGCGAGGGCTCGATCCTCGTCGTCGACGCCTCCCAGGGGGTCGAGGCCCAGACGCTCGCCAACGTCTACCAGGCGCTGGATGCCGGCCACGAGATCGTCCCCGTCCTCAACAAGATCGACCTGCCGGCCGCCGAGCCGGACCGGGTCAAGCAGCAGATCGAGGACGTCATCGGCCTCGACGCCTCCGACGCCATTGAGGTCTCGGCCAAGACCGGCATCAACATCGAGGGCGTGCTGGAGGCCATCGTCACCCGGCTCCCCGCCCCGAAGGGCGACCGCGCGGCCCCGCTCAAGGCCATGCTGGTCGACTCGTGGTACGACCCCTATCTCGGCGTCGTCGTGCTCGTCCGCATCATCGACGGCGTGATGAAGAAGAACCAGCGCATCAAGATGATGGGCACCGACGCCGTCTACGACATCGACAAGATCGGCGTCTTCACCCCGAAGATGAAGGACGTGGCGGACCTCGGCCCCGGCGAGGTCGGCTTCATCACCGCCTCGATCAAGGAGGTGGCGGACACCCGCGTCGGCGACACCATCACCGACGAGAAGAAGCCCACGGCCCAGGCGCTGCCCGGCTTCAAGCCGGCCCAGCCGGTGGTCTTCTGCGGCCTCTTCCCCCAGGACGCCGCCGACTTCGAGGACCTGCGCGCCGCCATGGGCCGCCTCAGGCTCAACGATGCCAGCTTCTCCTTCGAGATGGAGAGCTCGGCCGCCCTCGGCTTCGGCTTCCGCTGCGGCTTCCTCGGCCTGCTCCACCTCGAGATCATCCAGGAGCGGCTGGAGCGCGAGTTCAACCTCGACCTCATCGCCACCGCCCCTTCCGTCGTCTACCAGATCCTGCAGCGCGACGGCTCGCTGATCGAGCTGCACAACCCCGCCGACATGCCCGATCCGATGAAGATCGAGATCATCTCGGAGCCGTGGATCCGCGCCAAGATCATGACGCCGGACGACTATCTCGGCTCGGTGCTGAAGCTCTGCCAGGACCGCCGCGGCGTGCAGATCGACCTGACCTATGTCGGCTCGCGCGCCATGGTCACCTACGACCTGCCGCTCAACGAGGTCGTCTTCGACTTCTACGACCGGCTGAAGTCGATCTCGAAGGGCTACGCCTCCTTCGACTACCAGATCACCGACTATCGCGAGGGCGACCTCGTGAAGATGTCGATCCTCGTCAACGGCGAGCCGGTCGACGCCCTCTCGATGCTGGTCCACAGGAACCGCGCCGAGAGCCGCGGCCGCGCCATGTGCGAGAAGCTGAAGGACCTCATCCCGCAGCACCTCTTCAAGATCCCGATCCAGGCCTCCATCGGCGCCAAGGTCATCGCCCGCGAGACCATCTCCGCCCTGCGCAAGGACGTCACCGCCAAGTGCTACGGCGGCGACATCTCGAGAAAGCGCAAGCTTCTCGACAAGCAGAAGGAGGGCAAGAAGAAGATGCGCCAGTTCGGCAAGGTCGACATCCCGCAGGAAGCCTTCATCGCCGCCCTGAAGATGGACGCCTGA
- a CDS encoding IclR family transcriptional regulator domain-containing protein yields MLGLEKGLAVIACFDAAHPRLTIADVARMTGLTRATARRCLITLARIGYAETDGRFFTLTPRVLKLGYAYLASTPLTAVLQSALERLSEAIGESSSASILDGGEIVYVARAATKRIMSVGLAVGARLPAYCTSMGRVLLAALPETEARTRVAASPRPALTARTITGVEEVMAVLARARAEGHVVIDQELELGLTSIAVPVVDRAGRVLAAVNIGTQAARFPPDALVREFLPRLQAVQADLARIV; encoded by the coding sequence ATGCTGGGCCTCGAAAAGGGCCTGGCGGTGATCGCCTGTTTCGATGCCGCCCACCCGCGCCTCACCATCGCCGACGTGGCGCGCATGACCGGCCTCACCCGCGCCACCGCCCGCCGCTGCCTGATCACCCTCGCCCGTATCGGCTATGCCGAGACCGATGGGCGCTTCTTCACCCTCACCCCGCGCGTGCTCAAGCTCGGCTACGCCTATCTCGCCTCCACCCCGCTCACCGCCGTGTTGCAGAGCGCGCTGGAGCGGCTGAGCGAGGCCATCGGCGAGAGCTCCTCCGCCTCCATCCTCGACGGCGGCGAGATCGTCTATGTCGCCCGCGCCGCCACCAAGCGCATCATGTCGGTCGGCCTCGCGGTGGGCGCGCGGCTGCCGGCCTATTGCACCTCCATGGGCCGCGTGCTGCTGGCGGCGCTCCCCGAGACGGAGGCGCGGACGAGGGTCGCGGCGTCCCCCCGGCCGGCGCTGACCGCCCGCACCATCACCGGGGTCGAGGAGGTCATGGCGGTTTTGGCGCGCGCCCGCGCCGAGGGACACGTGGTCATCGACCAGGAGCTGGAACTCGGCCTCACCTCCATCGCCGTGCCGGTGGTGGACCGCGCCGGACGGGTTCTCGCGGCGGTCAATATCGGCACGCAAGCCGCCCGCTTCCCGCCCGACGCTCTGGTCCGCGAATTCCTGCCACGGCTGCAGGCGGTGCAGGCGGATCTCGCGCGGATTGTGTGA